One Spinacia oleracea cultivar Varoflay chromosome 4, BTI_SOV_V1, whole genome shotgun sequence DNA segment encodes these proteins:
- the LOC110801511 gene encoding uncharacterized protein — translation MVCVQRRKGWGSNGLVQEKGMDLRKATRVNDTWALSKEQDSTSPRQKRGRPQEKEFFEYNTDLLTILDDVGTRFDLERPFPMKSPAENRNPKLYCQFHKDIGHDTKDCRSLKRALDGMASKGNLKNYLQRNTHGTGKSHYKKNKSLVSAGEGIHTKGGFVAVISGGPASGGPTMRGQKDYARRLVQVMISGKSPMDPFPRIEICESYGGRIATPHDDPLVIEIKISNMRVKRILIDTGSSSDIMSIECLSRLADTGSSSDIMSMEYVFKPSGS, via the coding sequence ATGGTGTGTGTCCAAAGACGGAAAGGTTGGGGAAGCAACGGACTCGTCCAGGAAAAAGGAATGGACTTACGAAAAGCCACACGGGTCAATGACACCTGGGCATTATCTAAAGAACAAGACTCCACCTCTCCCAGACAAAAGAGAGGACGACCGCAAGAGAAGGAATTTTTTGAGTATAACACGGACCTCCTTACCATTCTAGACGACGTAGGGACCAGGTTCGACCTAGAACGACCTTTCCCAATGAAATCTCCCGCTGAGAATCGAAATCCTAAGTTGTACTGCCAGTTTCACAAAGATATAGGTCATGATACCAAAGACTGTAGGAGTCTGAAAAGGGCTCTAGACGGGATGGCTTCTAAAGGGAACTTGAAAAATTATCTACAGAGGAACACTCATGGCACAGGAAAAAGCCATTACAAGAAGAACAAGTCGCTTGTTTCAGCTGGAGAAGGAATTCATACTAAAGGGGGGTTCGTAGCAGTCATATCAGGAGGCCCTGCCTCCggaggacccaccatgagaGGACAGAAAGACTATGCCCGCCGATTAGTACAAGTAATGATATCCGGGAAGTCACCAATGGACCCATTCCCCCGGATTGAAATATGTGAGTCCTATGGAGGACGCATAGCCACCCCACATGATGATCCGCTAGTCATAGAAATCAAGATCTCCAACATGAGAGTAAAGCGTATACTGATAGATACAGGAAGTTCATCTGACATAATGAGTATAGAGTGTTTAAGCCGTCTGGCAGATACAGGAAGTTCATCTGACATAATGAGTATGGAGTACGTGTTTAAGCCGTCTGGCTCATGA